The DNA window ATTGTCTCTTAATTAAAGTTTGAAACTTgaattgcaatttttggtgtttttCAATCGATGAGTGTTCTTCTGGTGATTAATTTGAGCTAAGAATTTTGACAGAAAAGCTAAAATTCGaattttagggttagggttttcatcTATTGTTCCCTATCACAAAgatgttttttttgttgttgttaattatttgaatttctTATTGTTGATGCTAATTGATGAATTATTTGATTATGAAGTTGATGAAGACGCACATATGACTATTGCTCATCAAATGTACAAGGCTGGAAACTATAAGGAGGCTCTAGAGCATAGCAAAATTGTGTATGAGAAAACCCCGATTCGCACCGACaatctccttcttctgggtGCAATCTATTATCAGGTTCAATAATTCATTAAAgtgtaattttattattttccaaTGGTTGATTTTCGTTCAATTAGAATTGGAAACCTGAAATTGATTAATATTGTGTGTGCGCTTTATTTTGTTGCAGTTGCATGACTTTGATATGTGTATTGCCAAAAATGAAGAAGCCCTTCGAATTGAGCCGCATTTTGCCGAGTGTTATGGGAACATGGCTAATGCTTGGAAGGTGGTGTCGTGAATGCATGGTTGCCTAGTTTCACCTCTTCTGTTTTTCTGGTTGAACAATTTTCCATAATGTTAAAGTTGGTTTGTTCTTTATGCAGGAAAAAGGAAATAATGACCTTGCTATTCGCTATTATTTGGTTGCCATTGAGGTTCGTATacaattatataatttttttctgaTTATTCCTGCATTCCCTCAAATCGTATAAAGGGATTAAAAATGGATGTCTAGTTTTCTTTTAGTgtgtaattttaatttatagagTCAAATTTCCCTAATTTGGTTATTAAACTTTTTGGATGTGCtttgtttataaatttcaaGTTGTGCTGCTTCAGTTTGAACGGTTAGGTGTCTTTGTCTTCTCATAGACTCAATACTTTTGTTTAGTTTATTGATCTTACTTTTTCTTGGCTGCAGCTTCGTCCGAATTTCTGTGATGCATGGTCAAACTTAGCTAGTGCATACATGCGGAAAGGAAGACATGAAGAAGCGGCACAGTGTTGTCGCCAGGCACTTGCATTAAATCCCCATTTGGTAGGCTTCCATCTTGTTATTTTTGACTTTCTACAGGCTGTTATTGTTGTTCTTTTGTCCGATCCAAGGTTACACACTATTCTGCTTTCAATATTATCTGCAAGCTAACTACAATGGGAAATTGATAAAACAGGTTGATGCCCATAGTAATCTTGGGAATCTAATGAAGGCACGGGGATTGGTGCAAGAGGTAAGTCTTGAAAAATGAATGCATTGCCTTGTATTATGTTTTAGTTACAAATATATGTAATGGAAGCTAAGATCTAGATTGCGCTGTATAGGATTTAAGTGCCGTTGGTTATTGTTTTTCCTAACCTTCCATGCTGTTTGCTTAGGCCCTAGACCTATAATACCGCTGTATCACTTTCTGTTCAGATTCAGTACAGAATATGGTACTTAAGTCTGAGCTTCTGCTCTAGAATATCCACCTGGCCCAAACTATACCCCTGCCCAGTTTTGTGGGGGcttaataattttggatttcgCAACAGTCTACTGGAATGCTAATTCTGTTCAACATTTAAATTTTTGTAATGTATATCAAGTAAAGTCACTGATGGAATAATTCATGCGTGGAACTGTGTGAATTCACAGTTCAAACAGATATGAAGTTGTTGTCCCCAGGCCAGGGCTCAGATGATGGTTTTGTTGTTACTCCCATCCCCAAGACTGCAAATAGTCAGACTCTAACCTTTTGTGCAGGCATACAGTTGCTACCTCGAGGCTATACGTATCCAACCAAACTTCGCTATTGCATGGTCTAATCTTGCTGGTCTTTTCATGGAGTCTGGTGATCTTAATAGGGCCCTGAAGTACTATAAGGtatcgtaaattttgtgttcaTCCATTATTCATCTTCTGTCTTTGTGATGTACTTATTCTTTTATATCTTATTTCCATACATGATTTCTCATATCGGCCCTATTTAGAAATGTTCTTAACTGTTCCTTCGATACTTTTCTATCTCAGGAGGCCGTGAAACTCAAACCTGCTTTTCCAGATGCGTATCTCAATCTTGGGAATGTTTATAAGGTAAGCTGTCATGCCTAATGCAAGTAAGGTTCGGTAGGTGCAAGTGGCGGACTTGTGTTGGAGAAAAACAAGCTATTTCTTTTGCCTTTTCCAGGCTTTGGGACTGCCACAGGAGGCAATCGTGTGTTATCAACGTGCTCTCCAGACAAGACCTAACTATGCAATGGCTTTTGGTGAGTAATAACTTACCATGTCTTGGCCTTTTCAtaatttgggtaaattacaattTTCACCTTCAATTTTCGGTCGCATAACAAactcatacctcatcttttaaacattgcaatgtcatacatcaACTTACGAATTCTTTGCAATGTTAGATCACTGTTAGTCAATCCGTTAAATtgaccgttaagtgatgatgtggcaagACTACGTGGTATTTGCCGATGTGGCATGTATGGCTATCAAATTTGTGCTATgtgaataaaaataaacaaaaaaaaattaattatttataaatatcactccaaaatattttaaaaaaatccaACTCATGCCTCACCGCCGCTGCCCCACCCCTACCACCACCATCCCAATCCAGATCTTATCCAGTCCCTCCTAACCATACTCGTGGGATTCTCCACCCACCTGGTGAAGCGGATCCAGAAGAAGCTTAAGAGCCCTGGAATTTCTGGGGCACGAAGAAGTTTCAAGGGCCAGGAATTGCAATGTGCTTTTCTTGACAACTAACAAACAAAAATCATGAACGCCCAATTACGCGAACACGACGACTCGAGTCGTCGAAGCTGGGAGACGACGTCAACGAAGACGAAGCCAACCGCCTGCTGCAGCCCTAGTCCGTGTCGCTGTCGTCTTGTTTGATTTGTTCTTGGAATTTGGTTTCACTGCTTAAATATGTTAATTTCACAGAAAAGAGAGATGTTGATGCAGTGGGTGGATGGGAGAGAAAGTGGTTGTGGTATTGGAGGACTAAGAGGGAAGGGATTTTGGAAGAGATGGTGGGGTTAGGGTGGGGCAGCGGCGCTAAAGGATTTGGGGAAGGGATGATCTAGGGGGTTTTGGGGAAGGGTGGGTCATGATGAATAAATATtggattactttttttttttcctaataatttgaaatgatattttaaaattatttagcttatttatttatttattatttacatAACACAAATTTAGTACCCATACACGCCACGTCAACAAATATATGCCACGTTGTCTGGCCATGTAATCATTTAACAGCCAAATTGACAGAAAACTTAACGGAGGTTTGACATTGCAACGAATTTATAagttgaggtatgacattgcaatgtttaaaacatgaggttATGAGATTGTGGTTAGACTCATacttgaggtagttttgtgtaatttaccctattttttatttagtCTTTACTTATTAGATTACCTGGTTATTCCTTATTAGAAATCGTTATTCCTTTTTAGAATACGTTGTTCTGGcattttgaatttgaaataCATTTACTTTAAGCATAAAGAGAAAATGAGTTAGTTGGCTACATTCTTGTCTCAAGTCAACTGACTACTTTCATATCTTATCTGAGCGTAATAAGTATTTGTAACGTACACATGTTTTGAATTCTGTTATTCTCGTTTCTTTTTTCCAGATGTTAAGATACATTTGTCATGTGGTAGCAGTTTCATGAATTTTATGTGACCTTAAATTGAATTGTTTGGCGCAGGTAATTTGGCTAGTACGTATTATGAACAAGGTCAACTGGATCTGGCAATCCTACATTATAAGCAAGCCATTTCTTATGATGGAAGGTTTTTGGAGGCTTACAATAATTTGGTTGGTTCTCGTAGCCAGAATGTTATGATTTTTGGATTTGTAGTTGCAACTTTCACTgactttattttttggtttgtttttgcatcatttgaAGGGTAATGCTCTTAAAGACATTGGCAGAGTAGATGAAGCAATTCAATACTACAATGTAGGTTCAACTTTCTATGTTAAGTTTCATTTGAATTGCTTGCATATAATCTTCTGTCCCCCTTGACCTTTTATGTTGCTGCATGCAGCAATGCCTCACTTTACAGCCTAACCATCCACAAGCGCTTACCAACCTTGGGAATATTTATATGGAATGGTATGTGATCTTGAAATACTTGTGaattattaataatttattaataatttataaatgtTGAAACAATTAGCTCTGGATGATGAACATGCTTTTAACAACTAAAAGTACTGTACATGCAGGAACATGGTGTCTGCTGCTGCTCAATATTATAAGGCCACGTTGACTGTAACAACTGGATTGTCTGCTCCTTTTAATAATCTTGCCATCATCTATAAACAACAGGTATCGTTTCCTTAATTCCCTTCTTATATGGATGCAAGAAGTGTATTTTCCCCCGTGGATTGTCTCCCATCTTTTGGGGTTGGGGTAGAGGGGGGAGGGTGGTAAGGAAGGTGGTACTGCAATTAATTGCTCCTTTAAATATAAAGATGCATGATATTTGAAGATTAGTCTAGAcaattccgcactccaaaaaaGCTGCCTTTTAGGGGGAGGGGCGGACCATATTTTAAGGAATCATGCAGGTGAAACCCTCACAGGAAAGGCTCGGTCGGTTTCTAAGATTAAGAGTAGAAATAAAAACTAAAGGAGAAAAATAAGAATTGTATGGATATATAGTCCTGTTTCTTCTTGTAAAACTTTGTTGaatctatttttatttatcaCCATTTTCTGCCCTAATCTCTACCGTGCATGCTTTCATCACAGGGGAATTATGCAGATGCAATTTCTTGCTACAATGAGGTTCTCCGCATAGATCCCTTGGCAGCTGATGGGCTTGTCAATAGGGGGAACACATATAAAGAGATTGGTAGAGTCAGTGAAGCAATTCAGGACTACATACACGCAATATCTGTTCGGCCAACTATGGCTGAAGCTCATGCAAATTTGGCGTCAGCTTACAAGGATAGGTATGGTACTCCAGTTTTCACTGTTGGCGCCCTAATTTTTGTCTACTGTTTAATATGCCAGGTTCCTGGGAAAAGTTGGTTTACTCTGACACAAAGTGAAATTCCTTCAGGATTGTCATTCCTATTTTGATCCTTTTAATTCAATCAAATTGATTCTGTGGTGGGTGGTACTGATGGGTGTACTGCTCTTTGGGAGTCTATGAGGGAACAATTTACTTTCATTTGTTAGAATTTAGAGTTAATGCCTAATTGCCAGGAAATCTAATCTTTGGGTCCCAACAAACTCCAACTGGGTAAATTTTAGTTTAGTAAAGTAGCTTGATGCCTTGGATGGACATTCAAACCATCATATTCCTTGTGTGGAAGTGGAATTAACATTTATTGAACTCATCTTGCAGTGGACATGTGGAGGCTGCTATTAAGAGCTATAAACAGGCATTGATTATTCGACCTGATTTTTCAGAGGCAATTTGTAATCTTTTACATACATTACAGGTATTATCTGAATTCCAAGGAAGTAGTATTTGACAAGAATTCTTTATGTGATTTGGCTGTGAAATTTGCGCTAATCTAAATTCTACTTATGAAAGTATGTATTTAGTGCACTAATAGAATTGTGTGCATGTCGGTTTGCTCTTGGACACTCGACACAAATGTTAACATGCACCAATACCTGTACTCTTTCAAACTCTTGGAGTTGTGTGGATATATCCGTGACCATAGAAATGGCTTTATGTAGGTTGATTTAGACTACATAAGTAGAATTGAAATATAAAGGCATATATGCAGTATTCAGAGGTAGAGGAGCATGTGTTAAATTCCGTCTGTTGGTTGCAGTGCATTGAGCATTGATGTCTTTACATGTAAACTAATGTAATATGATTGTACATTGAAGTGTGTATGCAGTTGGGAGGACCGCGACAAAATGTTTTCTGAAGTTGAAGGCATAATCAGGAGGCAGATTAATGTCAGTCTTGATTTGTTAtcattatactctctattttatAAAACTGATAATTTACCTTTCTAATCTTATTTCAGTCTCATTATCATCACTATAAAACTTTACTAAGAGTCACTTGAATGCTACCTTCTTATTTCAGATGTCTCTTCTGCCTAGTGTGCAACCTTTCCATGCAATAGCCTATCCGATTGATCCAATTCTGGCACTTGAAATTAGGTATCGCCCCTATGTTCAGTGTTTAGGCTTTAAGAAACAATAGTTAAACAGCAAGAATAATTTTTCTTCTCATTCACAATTTTGTCTTCTCTTTTGCAGTCGTAAATATGCTGCACACTGCTCCATAGTGGCATCACGATTTGGACTTtctcctttcaaccatcctgcTCCAATCCCTATAAAGCGTAATGGTGGACCCCAGAGACTAAGGATTGGGTATGTTTTGACAGGATGCTTAAGACTAATCTCTTTATTTGTCAGAGCTATACATCTCTTTAACTGTATGAGGACCTTTCTTGATTTGCAGATATGTAAGCAGTGATTTTGGTAATCACCCCTTGTCACATCTTATGGGATCTGTGTTTGGGATGCATAATAAGGACAATGTTGAGGTTTGTAATTTTTGTACTTTATAGGTTCTTTCAAagtaagaggtcgcacttggtgcgatggcaagtgccttcgcccatgagcgataggtctcgggttcgagacttgggagcaacctctccataaatgggggtaaggctagccgacgttcacctctcccagaccctgcgtaaagcgggagccttgtgcactgggtacgacctttataggTTCTTTCAAAGTAAATTACTGCGTGCTGGAACTAAGCATTTTGATATAGGTTTTCTGTTATGCCTTGAGTCCAAATGATGGAACGGAATGGAGACAACGCATCCAGTCGGAAGCAGAGCACTTTATGGATGTCTCATCTTTGTCATCAGATATGATTGCCAAAATGATTAATGAAGATAAGATACAGATCTTAATTAACCTTAATGGTTATACAAAGGTATGCTTCATCTGttgatatttcttttcttgtccttAAATAATCTTTGATGAGGCTTATTGTAAGGACCTTGAACTTGTGCCTATTTATGTGACGCATTGTGTAATTATTTGCTCATAAATATGGTCGGGTATACTACATCAACTAGTTGTAGTTTTTTATGCACTCAGCTTTTTATTGTATCTTATATCTGTTGTACTTGTTGGAATGACTTAATGGCACGTTCATCATGCAGGGTGCAAGAAATGAAATATTTGCCATGCAGCCAGCACCTATTCAGGTTTCATATATGGGTTTCCCTGGTACTACAGGGGCAAATTACATCGATTACTTGGTCACTGATGAGGTTTGAATTGGGCCACCTTATGTTTTGGTTAGCTTAATTTAGTTGAATGTGTTTATCTGATATGCTGTTTCTTTTGTTTCAGTTTGTTTCACCTTTGCGCTTCTCACATATTTACTCCGAGAAGATTGTTCATCTCCCGCATTGCTACTTTGTGAATGATTACAAGCAGGTTGGTGTAGATATGCTCTCTAGtctgttttgttattttattaacTTCAGCGAAGTTACATGGAACCTGAATCACCATTTAATGTTGTGTTCAGAAAAATCAAGATGTTTTGGAACCAAGCTGTCGGCAGAAGCGATCCAGTTATGGTCTGCCCGAGGATAAATTTATATTTGCATGCTTCAATCAGTTGTACAAAATGGATCCTGAAATCTTTAATACATGGTAATATCATCATCTTCC is part of the Malus domestica chromosome 12, GDT2T_hap1 genome and encodes:
- the LOC103451095 gene encoding probable UDP-N-acetylglucosamine--peptide N-acetylglucosaminyltransferase SEC, with product MMITVQGEARQPPAVVGASRAHFGAARDDSFGIKPEPSSLSLVSFKPHHDAREVDEDAHMTIAHQMYKAGNYKEALEHSKIVYEKTPIRTDNLLLLGAIYYQLHDFDMCIAKNEEALRIEPHFAECYGNMANAWKEKGNNDLAIRYYLVAIELRPNFCDAWSNLASAYMRKGRHEEAAQCCRQALALNPHLVDAHSNLGNLMKARGLVQEAYSCYLEAIRIQPNFAIAWSNLAGLFMESGDLNRALKYYKEAVKLKPAFPDAYLNLGNVYKALGLPQEAIVCYQRALQTRPNYAMAFGNLASTYYEQGQLDLAILHYKQAISYDGRFLEAYNNLGNALKDIGRVDEAIQYYNQCLTLQPNHPQALTNLGNIYMEWNMVSAAAQYYKATLTVTTGLSAPFNNLAIIYKQQGNYADAISCYNEVLRIDPLAADGLVNRGNTYKEIGRVSEAIQDYIHAISVRPTMAEAHANLASAYKDSGHVEAAIKSYKQALIIRPDFSEAICNLLHTLQCVCSWEDRDKMFSEVEGIIRRQINMSLLPSVQPFHAIAYPIDPILALEISRKYAAHCSIVASRFGLSPFNHPAPIPIKRNGGPQRLRIGYVSSDFGNHPLSHLMGSVFGMHNKDNVEVFCYALSPNDGTEWRQRIQSEAEHFMDVSSLSSDMIAKMINEDKIQILINLNGYTKGARNEIFAMQPAPIQVSYMGFPGTTGANYIDYLVTDEFVSPLRFSHIYSEKIVHLPHCYFVNDYKQKNQDVLEPSCRQKRSSYGLPEDKFIFACFNQLYKMDPEIFNTWCNILKRVPNSALWLLRFPAPGEMRLRAYAVAQGVQPDQIIFTDVAMKGEHIKRSALADLFLDTPLCNAHTTGTDILWAGLPMVTLPLEKMATRVAGSLCLATGLGDEMIVSSMKEYEEKAVSLALNPPKLCALTSKLKAARLTCPLFDTLRWVRNLERSYFKMWNLHCSGQKPHHFKVTENNLEFPYDR